Proteins from a single region of Chlorocebus sabaeus isolate Y175 chromosome 7, mChlSab1.0.hap1, whole genome shotgun sequence:
- the CXCL8 gene encoding interleukin-8 precursor: MTSKLAVALLAAFLLSAALCEGAVLPRSAKELRCQCIKTYSKPIHPKFIKELRVIESGPHCVNTEIIVKLSDGRELCLDPKVPWVSRVVEKFLKRAESQNS; this comes from the exons ATGACTTCCAAGCTGGCGGTGGCTCTCTTGGCAGCCTTCCTGCTTTCTGCAGCTCTGTGTGAAG GTGCAGTTTTGCCAAGGAGTGCTAAAGAACTTAGATGTCAGTGCATAAAGACGTACTCCAAACCTATCCACCCCAAATTTATCAAAGAACTGAGAGTGATTGAGAGTGGACCACACTGCGTCAATACAGAAATTAT TGTAAAACTTTCCGATGGAAGAGAGCTCTGTCTGGACCCCAAGGTACCATGGGTGTCTAGGGTTGTGGAGAAGTTTTTGAAGAg ggcTGAGAGTCAAAATTCATAA